Proteins from a single region of Octopus bimaculoides isolate UCB-OBI-ISO-001 chromosome 11, ASM119413v2, whole genome shotgun sequence:
- the LOC106884066 gene encoding triokinase/FMN cyclase isoform X1: MCLSPSETAECDSRGYVGEGLLSASVSGPVFTSPPPMSISAAINAICTPESKGGCLLLLLNYTGDRLNFGLSLESCRSQWPKVSLDSVIIGEDCASTSNARSAGRRGLCGSILVLKIAGAMAEEGRSLAEITTVCRDVLKCICTIGLSLSGCTVPGVGPLFSLETGEMELGLGLHGEAGVKRLKFSSAKDAVAVMLGHMFNPDNCNGFQAGSGEEVACIINNLGGLTTIELNTIAKETITYLEDNKGLCVSRVYSGTFITSLNMRGVSITLLHLNKTYKKYLDAPTTAPSWPRSCLPVGTTDRHTPATVNVQTNTFTEKPKLTNTSAVKHVARHELLKRVCESLLKNEEYLNQLDTICGDGDCGSTLARGAQVVIERLNTVQQCHLAVDNWADLAEDLAEIAKNCMGGTSGAIYCLFFTAAARELEQQSSDVTGAGWCKALGAGLETIQRYSGANPGDRTMVDPLHSAHQMFGRTLKEKDLVSSFRLAVEAAEAGAEATKSMSAQAGRASYVSSELLDRPDPGAVGVAIWLRAILDNL; the protein is encoded by the exons ATGTGTCTTTCTCCTTCTGAGACTGCAGAGTGTGATTCGAGag GTTACGTTGGTGAAGGACTCCTCAGTGCTTCAGTTTCTGGTCCTGTTTTTACATCACCCCCACCAATGAGTATCAGCGCTGCTATCAATGCCATCTGTACACCAGAATctaaag GTGGCTGCCTTCTTTTGCTCCTCAACTACACTGGTGACCGCCTAAATTTTGGTTTGTCCCTGGAGAGCTGCCGAAGTCAGTGGCCAAAGGTCAGCTTAGATTCGGTCATCATTGGCGAGGATTGTGCATCTACCTCCAACGCTAGATCTGCCGGACGGAGAGGACTTTGTGGAAGCATACTTGTGCTGAAG ATTGCTGGTGCCATGGCAGAAGAAGGCAGGAGTCTGGCTGAGATTACGACTGTCTGTCGGGATGTACTCAAGTGCATCT GTACCATTGGCCTTAGTCTCAGTGGTTGTACCGTTCCAGGGGTTGGCCCTCTCTTCTCTTTGGAGACAGGTGAAATGGAACTTGGTCTGG GTCTTCATGGAGAAGCAGGTGTGAAAAGACTAAAG ttttcttctgcTAAAGATGCTGTGGCTGTGATGCTGGGTCACATGTTTAATCCTGATAACTGCAATGGATTCCAGGCTGGATCTG GAGAGGAAGTGGCCTGTATCATCAATAACCTAGGGGGCCTTACAACTATAGAATTGAATACAATTGCAAAAGAAACCATAACATATCTTG AAGATAACAAGGGTCTGTGTGTCAGCCGTGTTTACTCTGGTACCTTTATTACATCCCTAAATATGAGGGGTGTCTCCATAACCCTTCTCCACCTCAACAAAACCTACAAGAAATACCTTG ATGCTCCCACCACGGCACCCAGCTGGCCTCGGTCATGCCTACCCGTCGGCACCACTGACCGACATACTCCTGCAACTGTCAACGTCCAAACTAACACGTTTACTGAGAAGCCAAAACTGACCAACACTTCTGCTG TGAAACATGTTGCACGACATGAGTTGCTGAAGCGAGTTTGTGAGTCTCTGTTGAAGAACGAGGAATATTTGAATCAGCTGGACACCATTTGTGGCGATGGGGATTGTGGGAGCACCCTGGCACGTGGGGCTCAAG TCGTCATCGAAAGACTGAACACGGTGCAGCAGTGTCACTTAGCCGTGGACAACTGGGCCGACCTGGCCGAAGACTTGGCAGAGATTGCAAAGAACTGCATGGGCGGAACATCAGGAGCC ATCTACTGCCTGTTCTTCACTGCTGCTGCTCGGGAACTAGAACAACAATCTTCTGATGTGACAGGTGCAGGTTGGTGCAAGGCTCTAGGGGCTGGGCTGGAGACCATTCAAAG GTATAGTGGGGCCAATCCTGGAGATAGAACTATG GTCGACCCATTACACTCTGCTCATCAAATGTTTGGAAGAACCTTGAAAGAAAAAGATTTGGTTAGTTCCTTCAGGCTGGCTGTTGAG GCAGCTGAAGCTGGTGCTGAAGCGACAAAGTCCATGTCTGCCCAAGCAGGACGTGCCAGCTATGTGAGTTCTGAGTTACTTGATCGACCTGATCCTGGGGCAGTTGGGGTTGCAATTTGGTTGAGGGCGATTCTTGATAATTTGTGA
- the LOC106884066 gene encoding triokinase/FMN cyclase isoform X2: protein MSISAAINAICTPESKGGCLLLLLNYTGDRLNFGLSLESCRSQWPKVSLDSVIIGEDCASTSNARSAGRRGLCGSILVLKIAGAMAEEGRSLAEITTVCRDVLKCICTIGLSLSGCTVPGVGPLFSLETGEMELGLGLHGEAGVKRLKFSSAKDAVAVMLGHMFNPDNCNGFQAGSGEEVACIINNLGGLTTIELNTIAKETITYLEDNKGLCVSRVYSGTFITSLNMRGVSITLLHLNKTYKKYLDAPTTAPSWPRSCLPVGTTDRHTPATVNVQTNTFTEKPKLTNTSAVKHVARHELLKRVCESLLKNEEYLNQLDTICGDGDCGSTLARGAQVVIERLNTVQQCHLAVDNWADLAEDLAEIAKNCMGGTSGAIYCLFFTAAARELEQQSSDVTGAGWCKALGAGLETIQRYSGANPGDRTMVDPLHSAHQMFGRTLKEKDLVSSFRLAVEAAEAGAEATKSMSAQAGRASYVSSELLDRPDPGAVGVAIWLRAILDNL, encoded by the exons ATGAGTATCAGCGCTGCTATCAATGCCATCTGTACACCAGAATctaaag GTGGCTGCCTTCTTTTGCTCCTCAACTACACTGGTGACCGCCTAAATTTTGGTTTGTCCCTGGAGAGCTGCCGAAGTCAGTGGCCAAAGGTCAGCTTAGATTCGGTCATCATTGGCGAGGATTGTGCATCTACCTCCAACGCTAGATCTGCCGGACGGAGAGGACTTTGTGGAAGCATACTTGTGCTGAAG ATTGCTGGTGCCATGGCAGAAGAAGGCAGGAGTCTGGCTGAGATTACGACTGTCTGTCGGGATGTACTCAAGTGCATCT GTACCATTGGCCTTAGTCTCAGTGGTTGTACCGTTCCAGGGGTTGGCCCTCTCTTCTCTTTGGAGACAGGTGAAATGGAACTTGGTCTGG GTCTTCATGGAGAAGCAGGTGTGAAAAGACTAAAG ttttcttctgcTAAAGATGCTGTGGCTGTGATGCTGGGTCACATGTTTAATCCTGATAACTGCAATGGATTCCAGGCTGGATCTG GAGAGGAAGTGGCCTGTATCATCAATAACCTAGGGGGCCTTACAACTATAGAATTGAATACAATTGCAAAAGAAACCATAACATATCTTG AAGATAACAAGGGTCTGTGTGTCAGCCGTGTTTACTCTGGTACCTTTATTACATCCCTAAATATGAGGGGTGTCTCCATAACCCTTCTCCACCTCAACAAAACCTACAAGAAATACCTTG ATGCTCCCACCACGGCACCCAGCTGGCCTCGGTCATGCCTACCCGTCGGCACCACTGACCGACATACTCCTGCAACTGTCAACGTCCAAACTAACACGTTTACTGAGAAGCCAAAACTGACCAACACTTCTGCTG TGAAACATGTTGCACGACATGAGTTGCTGAAGCGAGTTTGTGAGTCTCTGTTGAAGAACGAGGAATATTTGAATCAGCTGGACACCATTTGTGGCGATGGGGATTGTGGGAGCACCCTGGCACGTGGGGCTCAAG TCGTCATCGAAAGACTGAACACGGTGCAGCAGTGTCACTTAGCCGTGGACAACTGGGCCGACCTGGCCGAAGACTTGGCAGAGATTGCAAAGAACTGCATGGGCGGAACATCAGGAGCC ATCTACTGCCTGTTCTTCACTGCTGCTGCTCGGGAACTAGAACAACAATCTTCTGATGTGACAGGTGCAGGTTGGTGCAAGGCTCTAGGGGCTGGGCTGGAGACCATTCAAAG GTATAGTGGGGCCAATCCTGGAGATAGAACTATG GTCGACCCATTACACTCTGCTCATCAAATGTTTGGAAGAACCTTGAAAGAAAAAGATTTGGTTAGTTCCTTCAGGCTGGCTGTTGAG GCAGCTGAAGCTGGTGCTGAAGCGACAAAGTCCATGTCTGCCCAAGCAGGACGTGCCAGCTATGTGAGTTCTGAGTTACTTGATCGACCTGATCCTGGGGCAGTTGGGGTTGCAATTTGGTTGAGGGCGATTCTTGATAATTTGTGA